From Corvus cornix cornix isolate S_Up_H32 chromosome 5, ASM73873v5, whole genome shotgun sequence, the proteins below share one genomic window:
- the HAUS2 gene encoding HAUS augmin-like complex subunit 2: MAAPRRSRPPPSLRDAGSPPVEAASPSPGPGPRGASDPELESDSELDGDPELELEWSAWLDVESDEEQGGGEPWPWEPGQRSAAAVLLERCLAAGAVSQEALDLTSRRTPCFAKFSEMEEMVNTEAEINEIKLETEMMQLENETADITHHFHLGKKCEILQDMNRHLEAILKEKRALRKRLIKHRCQESLPIEATFHKCIVELLTEAVTFIEKLESHLQSVRSMPQISHMMNNMDTTLSKTEVLMIELEELTEQILKWEKLQKEVYSNNVCNTADLDFGLSLT; encoded by the exons ATGGCGGCCCCCAGGCGCTCCCGGCCGCCGCCGTCACTGCGAGACGCCGGGAGTCCGCCCGTGGAGGccgccagccccagccccgggcccGGGCCCCGCGGAGCGAGCGACCCCGAGCTCGAGTCCGATTCCGAGCTCGATGGCGACCCcgagctggagctggagtggAGCGCGTGGCTCGACGTGGAGAGCGATGAGGAGCAGGGCGGCGGCGAGCCCTGGCCCTGGGAGCCCGGGCAGCGCTCGGCGGCGGCCGTGCTGCTGGAGCGGTGCTTGGCGGCGGGCGCCGTGAGCCAG GAGGCTTTGGATTTAACTAGTAGAAGAACGCCATGCTTTGCAAAATTCTCAGAGATGGAAGAAATGGTAAACACGGAAGCTGAAATCAATGAG ATAAAACTGGAAACGGAAATGATGCAGTTGGAGAATGAGACAGCAGACATTACTCACCATTTTCACTTAG ggaaaaagTGCGAAATTTTGCAAGATATGAACAGGCACCTGGAAGCCATACTGAAAGAGAAGAGGGCTCTCAGAAAGAGGCTGATAAAACACAGATGTCAAGAGAGCCTGCCTATTGAGGCTACTTTTCACAA GTGTATAGTAGAGTTGCTGACAGAGGCTGTGACTTTCATTGAGAAGCTTGAAAGCCATTTGCAGTCTGTAAGAAGCATGCCTCAGATATCACATATGATGAACAATATG gaCACCACTTTGTCAAAAACAGAGGTGCTCATGATAGAGTTGGAGGAGCTGACAGAGCAAATactgaaatgggaaaaactgcaaaaggaaGTGTATTCTAACAACGTATGCAATACTGCTGACTTGGACTTTGGCTTATCTTTAACCTAA
- the LRRC57 gene encoding leucine-rich repeat-containing protein 57 produces the protein MGNSALKAHLETAQKTGVFQLTGKGLTEFPEDLQKLTSNLRTIDLSNNKIELLPPLIGKFSFLKSLALNNNKLTALPEELCKLKKLETLHLNGNHLRQLPAAFGQLSALKTLSLSGNQLRTVPTQLSGLRHLDVVDLSKNQIQNVPDTVGELQAIELNLNQNQISQISVQISHCPRLKVLRLEENCLELSMLPQSILSDSQISLLAVEGNLFEIKKLRELEGYDKYMERFTATKKKFA, from the exons ATGGGAAATAGTGCACTGAAAGCCCACCTGGAGACAGCACAGAAAACTGGTGTGTTTCAGCTAACGGGAAAGGGACTTACTGAG TTTCCTGAAGATCTGCAGAAGCTAACAAGCAACTTAAGGACAATAGACTTGTCGAACAACAAAATAGAGCTCTTGCCACCTCTCAttggaaaattttcctttttgaagagCCTTGCtctaaacaacaacaaactgA ctgcttTACCTGAGGAGCTGTGTAAACTGAAAAAACTGGAAACACTACACCTGAATGGCAATCACTTGAGGCAGCTACCAGCTGCATTTGGACAACTTTCAGCTCTCAAAACCCTAAGCCTCTCTGGAAACCAGCTTCGGACTGTGCCTACACAACTCTCTGGTCTTCGCCATTTGGATGTGGTCGATCTTTCAAAAAACCAGATCCAAAATGTGCCTGACACTGTGGGAGAACTGCAGGCTATCGAACTCAATTTGAATCAGAATCAG ATTTCCCAGATCTCCGTTCAGATCTCCCACTGTCCACGCCTCAAAGTCTTGCGTTTAGAAGAAAACTGTCTAGAACTCAGCATGCTGCCTCAGAGTATCCTCAGTGATTCCCAGATCTCACTGCTTGCAGTAGAAGGCAACCTCTTTGAAATCAAGAAACTCAGAGAACTGGAAGGTTATGACaag taCATGGAACGATTCACAGCTACAAAGAAGAAGTTTGCATGA